The Mycolicibacterium monacense genome contains the following window.
TGCTCAACCTGTGGCGCTTCGACTCCCTGCTGGAGGCCCGCGTGATCATCGAGGACTGGCGCCGCGACTACAACGCCAACCGACCCCACTCCGCCCACGGCGAACTCACCCCAGCCGAGTTCGCTCTACAGTGGACCACGACCCATCAACCCCAAGTCGCATAACGACTGGACCACCAAACGGGTCCCCCTCATGCCGACTTGAGAAACCATGTTGCCGCGGCCTGTGCTCGGCCGCGAATGCGGTGTGAGCGCTCAGCAAGTAAGTTCAATTATCGGCGGTAGCAGGCGGTGAATCTGCAGCCCAACGGACCGAAATATTCCATCACTACTGCCGATCGGATCGAAAATGTCTTCGACCTCGTCGCGAGCGAGGCGCGCGCGAAGGGACGAGAGCGATGCTAAATCAGTGGCATCGGAGCGCGACGCCAGGCGCGAGGCTTCATCGAGCGTGAAGGTGTTGTGCAACTGGCGTGGCGCCAGTTCCAACACGCTGTCTCGGTGCGCTTTCGTCATGGTGAGTATCAAATCAGATCCAAGCGCTAATTTGTCCGTCAATTGCCTGGCTGCGAAGCGCGCAGCGTCGCCGGCAAGTTCTTTAACCACACGCGCAGCGAGCGGATGCATGTCCTGACCTACCAACGCTCGAGTGCCAGCGCTAGCGGCGTGTACATTCCGAATGCCTTTTCTGTCGCAGTACTCAGCGGTGAGTCGTTCTGCAATTGGTGAACGGCAGATATTCCCGGTACAGACGAAGAGTATACGCAAAGCACTCCTTGGCTAGTCGGATTGCCTTCTGACCGACGTGGACGCCGCACCCTAAGCTTAGAACCTTCGGTTGGTCATGTCGGACGCGTAGTACTCGCGTCGCCGCAAAAACGTTGCGTCTTCGCCGGGCCCAGACTCGCTGCTTGCTGGCGGACAACCACCTGCCGAAGCAGGATGGAAGCCTTTTCGCCTCAATGGCGCCTATGGCCTTTCCCTGCGGCGAAGTGCCGCGTCGAAGCGAATATGGTATCGCGCCCTCAGGTCACTTGACGTGCCGACTGTATGGCACGTGTGGCCCAGAGCCTGATTGCGGGCCGGGTCAAGACACCACACAGAGCCCCGGCATGCTCATCTTGGCACCACCACTGCGTAGCAGCGGACCCGTGCGCCAGTGCGACCCATGCTGGGTGTGGCAGTTCAGGCAGTTGGGGCACGGCTCCCCAATCGTACAGTTTTCGTACTGCGGTAGGGTCTCACGAGGCAATAGTTCGCACAGGCCAGTTGTTCGGAGCGGACATTCGAGCTGTTTCGCTTTCCCAGCGGAGGGTGGGGTAACTTGCGATCGCGGATTGTACGCGTTGCCGATAAGCACCTCCTAATCGTGGCCAATCTAATGGCGGCCGGCTGTGGCACCATTTCTGGGGTCCTATTGACCCGCGGCCTTGGACCTGCTGGACGCGGAGAATTAACAGCCGTGGTGCCGATAGCGGTACTACTGAGTTCCGTCTCCCTGCTCGGACTTGTCGACTATGTTATATGGTTTACGGCACGTAACCGGAGTTTCCCCGGATGGTCGACAATTCGAAAAAGTCAACTGATCGGGCTCCTATTGGCTGTAGTTACTTTTTGCATGGTTCTTACGGCGACGATCATAAGGCACCCGTCAACGCTCTGGCTTGCCATCATTGCCGTGCTTAGTCTACCCGCAATGCAGACAGCATTGATCAAACAGGGCTACCTGCTAGGGGTGGCGCGGTACAAGCAGTTGTTTGTTGTGCGCGTACTGCCTCAGTTGATCGTGTTGTTTGCCGCTTTGGTATTTCATTACTTGTCGTACTTCAACGTTCTGTTGGTGGGGACAGTACAGCTAGCTGCAACGGCAGGAGTCTGCCTACTATTCCGTACCGGCGGAAAGTCGAATTCCGAACAGGAGGAGCGGGATTCCCAACTAGTCTTTAAAGTTTCCCTTCCGGCCTGGACTGCAGGATTACCCGCCCTTGCACTACAACGTTTAGACCTATTGTTAGTTACCATCCTTATCCCGTCCACAGCGCAAATCGGGTTCTATTCCGCTGCTATTACACTATCGGCACTACCTCAGATGGTGGCGCAGTCGATAGGCATGACCATTCGCGCGAGCGCGGTGACGGCAGAAAGCAAGCGGCGCTTACTGGGATTCGGGGCAGACGCGTCAATATTCTGCGGTTTCACCATGGCGCTGATGCTAGCTGCGCCCTACATAATCCCGCTATTACTAGGAGAGAATTTCCGTCCGGCGGTCACCCCGTCCGTGTTACTTCTATGCGCTGCGATCCCCTTAGGTCTATCAACATTGCTTGCTGAAGAAATGATCGGATTCAATAAGTTCCGTTACGTGGGCCGCGCTTGGGCGATCGGCGCGGTTCTAACCGCGACGTTGGTGGCAAGCCTTATACCAATACTTGGAATTATGGGCGCCGCCCTAGGATGCCTGACCGGGTATAGCATAACATTCATCGCTATGCTGCTCTTTCGTTCGAAACTCCTTTGAAACAAGTTCGCATCTCGACCCCATTATTATGAGCTCCGGGATCACCCATCAATGCACGAGTTGTCCGCTATCGGCTTCACTGCAGTGCCTCGCTCTCGATACCTCGGGCGGCGTAACCGAGACGTTTGACGTCGCGGTGGGCACGCACCTGCGCTCAGAAACCTCAATACGGTTGGCGCGCCTCCAAATCGATCGCATAGGCTAGGCCCAGGGTCTCATGCGGGACGCGAAAAGGCGGGGAGGCAGATGAGGCAGCGCGTAGTGCGGATCTTTCACGGCGGAGTAGTCGACCGCTATCAAAGGCGTGACGAAGAGCTAGCTGCGGATTGTGACGTACTTTTAATTGTTCCCGACCGCTACCGAGAACTCCCTACCATGACCCATGGTAAACCTAGACAGTCGGGGCGTCTAACCGTCGCGACATGCCCCACTCGTGGCCCGCTCCGCAATCCGCTATGGAGCTACGACGTTCGAGCGCTGGCGAAACTGCTAGGCCACTTCAACCCAACGATAATCGACATTCACGAAGAGCCATATAGCCTGGCTATGGGGTCTGTTTTGTGGGCGGCACCGAAAACTACTCCGATAATATTTAGATCGAGCCAGAATGTCGAGAAGCGGTACCCTCCGCCCTTTAAGTGGATCGAAGCCCGAGCGTATATGCGCTCCTCCGCCGCGTATGTTCCGAGTCATCAGGCAAGCGATGTGTTGCGATCAAAAGGATACAATAGAGCAATTCATATCGTCCCGAATGGTGTCGAGTTGCCTTCCGCCGATTCTGTCGGCTATGACGTTCACTCGCCGAGATCTATCGTTTTTGCCGGCAGGTACACTGAACGAAAGGGATTGCACGACCTGATCAAGGCTGCGTCAGGGCTTGAGCTGGATCTCCACTTTGCTGGTGGCGAATCGGAGTTGGTCCGCGGGAGCGGGTGGCAGGATCACGGGGTACTCCCATACCAGGCGTTGACGGAACTATATCGTCGATGCGACGCGATTTGCGTACCAAGTCGAGTCATGCCAAGGTGGTCTGAACAATTCTGTCGCAGCCTCGCTGAGGCAATGGGATATGGACTGCTCCCAATCGTCAGTACTAGCGGAGCACTGAGTGACGTTGCCGGCCGTGATGCGATTACCTTTTCTGCTAATTCACCATCTTCGCTTCGAGCCAGCCT
Protein-coding sequences here:
- a CDS encoding arsenate reductase/protein-tyrosine-phosphatase family protein; protein product: MRILFVCTGNICRSPIAERLTAEYCDRKGIRNVHAASAGTRALVGQDMHPLAARVVKELAGDAARFAARQLTDKLALGSDLILTMTKAHRDSVLELAPRQLHNTFTLDEASRLASRSDATDLASLSSLRARLARDEVEDIFDPIGSSDGIFRSVGLQIHRLLPPIIELTC
- a CDS encoding MATE family efflux transporter: MANLMAAGCGTISGVLLTRGLGPAGRGELTAVVPIAVLLSSVSLLGLVDYVIWFTARNRSFPGWSTIRKSQLIGLLLAVVTFCMVLTATIIRHPSTLWLAIIAVLSLPAMQTALIKQGYLLGVARYKQLFVVRVLPQLIVLFAALVFHYLSYFNVLLVGTVQLAATAGVCLLFRTGGKSNSEQEERDSQLVFKVSLPAWTAGLPALALQRLDLLLVTILIPSTAQIGFYSAAITLSALPQMVAQSIGMTIRASAVTAESKRRLLGFGADASIFCGFTMALMLAAPYIIPLLLGENFRPAVTPSVLLLCAAIPLGLSTLLAEEMIGFNKFRYVGRAWAIGAVLTATLVASLIPILGIMGAALGCLTGYSITFIAMLLFRSKLL
- a CDS encoding glycosyltransferase family 4 protein → MRQRVVRIFHGGVVDRYQRRDEELAADCDVLLIVPDRYRELPTMTHGKPRQSGRLTVATCPTRGPLRNPLWSYDVRALAKLLGHFNPTIIDIHEEPYSLAMGSVLWAAPKTTPIIFRSSQNVEKRYPPPFKWIEARAYMRSSAAYVPSHQASDVLRSKGYNRAIHIVPNGVELPSADSVGYDVHSPRSIVFAGRYTERKGLHDLIKAASGLELDLHFAGGESELVRGSGWQDHGVLPYQALTELYRRCDAICVPSRVMPRWSEQFCRSLAEAMGYGLLPIVSTSGALSDVAGRDAITFSANSPSSLRASLEHFIEMPEPLLAEKRRKAAEHARQYSWSATSKQLLEIYEGVLKPVGANRLNS